In Vicingus serpentipes, the following are encoded in one genomic region:
- a CDS encoding TlpA disulfide reductase family protein, whose product MIKQTKTIALAMSASLLMFACGNEEKATEEKEAAFTINATLTDANFKMAYLSEYKDGEMMKLDSSAITEGKFSFNGKMEMPEVRYINFNEGKEMIPLFVENSEITINGSATLMDSVSVKGSVANTAYRSFMDNLNSYEMPLKAIVDKFYALPEDASEEEQAVLEDEYNVADSIKIDFIKSYVAKNANSVPAAYIALRYLTSQAEVEELEALSNSFSEEIKSSIYTQKIADRLATLKKSMIGAPAPAFSQNDADGNPIALESFKGKYVLIDFWASWCGPCRAENPNVVDAYNKYHEKGFEIFGVSLDESKEKWLEAIEKDGLTWSHVSDLKGWGNEVAKLYGVQGIPHSVLVDKEGNIVAKNLRGEELHKKLEEVLASES is encoded by the coding sequence TGGCAACGAAGAAAAAGCAACTGAAGAAAAAGAAGCTGCATTTACAATAAATGCAACTTTAACTGATGCCAACTTTAAAATGGCTTATTTATCTGAGTACAAAGATGGTGAAATGATGAAATTAGATTCATCTGCCATTACTGAAGGTAAATTTTCATTTAATGGAAAAATGGAAATGCCAGAAGTAAGATATATCAATTTTAACGAAGGAAAAGAAATGATTCCTTTGTTTGTTGAAAATAGTGAAATTACAATTAACGGTTCTGCAACTTTAATGGACAGTGTTAGCGTTAAAGGTTCTGTAGCAAATACAGCATATCGTTCATTTATGGACAACTTAAATAGCTACGAAATGCCTCTTAAAGCTATTGTAGATAAATTTTATGCATTACCAGAAGACGCTTCAGAAGAAGAACAAGCAGTTCTTGAAGATGAATACAATGTAGCAGATTCTATAAAAATTGATTTTATAAAAAGTTATGTTGCTAAAAACGCTAATTCTGTTCCTGCTGCATACATAGCTTTACGCTATTTAACTAGTCAAGCTGAAGTTGAAGAATTAGAGGCTTTAAGCAACTCTTTTAGTGAAGAAATAAAATCTTCTATTTACACTCAAAAAATTGCAGACAGATTAGCTACATTGAAAAAATCAATGATTGGTGCTCCTGCTCCAGCGTTTAGCCAAAATGATGCTGATGGCAACCCTATAGCGCTAGAAAGCTTTAAAGGAAAATATGTTTTAATTGATTTTTGGGCTTCTTGGTGTGGACCATGTAGAGCTGAAAACCCTAATGTGGTTGATGCTTATAATAAATACCATGAAAAAGGATTTGAAATTTTCGGTGTATCACTAGATGAAAGCAAAGAGAAATGGCTAGAAGCTATCGAAAAAGATGGTTTAACTTGGTCTCATGTGAGTGATTTAAAAGGATGGGGTAACGAAGTTGCTAAACTTTATGGTGTACAAGGAATTCCTCATTCTGTTTTAGTTGACAAAGAAGGAAACATTGTTGCTAAAAATTTAAGAGGCGAAGAATTGCATAAAAAATTAGAGGAAGTTTTAGCTTCAGAAAGTTAA
- a CDS encoding DNA alkylation repair protein has translation MNLKDVYNKEFVIKLAHEINLIFPAFDCKGFIDAIINKTWEEKELKERMRFVSNAIHDYLSIEYKKQIELLIKVAPKFGGLQGLIFPDFVQVYGLNDFPTSIYALEVFTQYSSSEFAIRPFIETYPNEAIQQLLVWSKSENHHVRRLASEGSRPKLPWAPALKEFIINPEPVIPILDNLKNDDSEYVRKSVANHLNDITKTQPELVLALVKEWIGQTANTDWIIKHGLRTLLKKGDKNALAIFKLHDASNLSIKDLIVNKKSIAIGEDLFFNFTLLNDSNRVRNIRVEYKIAYIKANGSISKKVFQLSQLTIEKGVSKSFKRKQRFTDFTTRKHYPGLHEVIIVVNGEDKCSIAFELTK, from the coding sequence ATGAACTTAAAAGATGTATATAACAAAGAATTTGTAATCAAGTTAGCTCATGAAATTAACTTAATATTTCCCGCATTTGACTGTAAAGGTTTTATAGATGCAATTATTAATAAAACATGGGAAGAAAAAGAATTGAAGGAGCGAATGCGTTTTGTTTCAAATGCCATTCATGATTATTTATCTATTGAATATAAAAAGCAGATAGAACTATTAATAAAAGTAGCTCCAAAATTTGGAGGGCTTCAAGGGCTTATTTTCCCAGACTTTGTTCAAGTATATGGATTAAATGATTTTCCTACTTCGATTTATGCACTTGAAGTTTTTACACAATATTCATCATCAGAATTTGCGATTCGTCCTTTTATTGAAACTTACCCAAATGAAGCAATTCAACAATTATTAGTTTGGAGTAAATCAGAAAATCATCATGTTAGAAGATTAGCTAGCGAAGGAAGTCGGCCTAAATTACCATGGGCGCCTGCTTTAAAAGAGTTTATAATAAATCCAGAGCCGGTTATTCCTATTCTTGACAATTTAAAAAATGATGATTCAGAATACGTAAGAAAAAGTGTTGCAAATCATTTAAATGATATTACTAAAACCCAACCTGAATTAGTCTTAGCTCTAGTTAAAGAATGGATTGGTCAAACAGCTAATACTGATTGGATTATAAAACATGGATTAAGAACCTTATTAAAAAAAGGAGATAAGAATGCTTTAGCAATCTTTAAATTACATGATGCTTCAAATCTTTCGATTAAAGACTTAATAGTTAACAAAAAATCTATAGCAATAGGAGAAGATTTATTTTTCAATTTTACATTGTTAAATGATTCAAATAGAGTTAGAAATATTAGGGTAGAATATAAAATAGCTTATATTAAAGCAAATGGTAGTATATCTAAAAAAGTGTTTCAACTCTCTCAATTAACGATTGAAAAAGGAGTCTCTAAAAGCTTTAAAAGAAAACAACGCTTTACTGATTTTACAACCCGTAAGCACTATCCAGGATTACATGAAGTAATCATTGTGGTAAATGGAGAAGATAAATGTAGTATAGCTTTTGAGCTTACTAAATAA
- a CDS encoding TerC family protein, translating to MDFFLQADTWIALLTLTFLEIVLGIDNIIFISIVAGKLPEHQQKKARLIGLSLALIVRIFLLMGITWLIGLTDPVLEISTFNLSWRDIILFVGGLFLIAKSTSEIHHKVEGDEEEISKPKKVSAFGSALVQIVLLDIIFSFDSILTAVGLTNEISLMIIAVIVSILVMMIFAGAISNFINKHPTLQVLALSFLILIGFMLVVEALHYEVPKGYIYFAVFFSLLVEIINMRVRKK from the coding sequence ATGGACTTTTTTTTACAAGCTGACACTTGGATTGCCCTTTTAACACTTACTTTTTTAGAAATAGTATTAGGAATAGATAATATTATTTTTATTTCTATCGTTGCAGGAAAACTACCTGAACACCAACAAAAAAAGGCTAGATTAATTGGTTTATCCTTAGCGTTAATTGTAAGAATTTTCTTGTTAATGGGTATAACTTGGTTAATTGGATTAACCGATCCTGTTCTCGAAATAAGCACATTCAACTTAAGCTGGAGAGATATTATTTTGTTTGTTGGGGGATTATTTTTAATAGCTAAAAGTACATCTGAAATACATCACAAAGTTGAAGGAGATGAGGAAGAGATTAGCAAGCCTAAAAAAGTTTCTGCTTTTGGAAGCGCACTTGTTCAAATCGTTTTACTTGATATTATCTTTTCTTTCGATTCTATCTTAACTGCAGTTGGTTTAACCAATGAGATATCTTTAATGATAATAGCAGTAATTGTTTCTATTCTTGTTATGATGATTTTTGCAGGAGCAATAAGTAACTTTATAAACAAACATCCAACATTACAAGTACTAGCTTTATCCTTTTTAATATTAATTGGGTTTATGTTGGTAGTTGAAGCTTTACACTATGAAGTGCCTAAAGGATACATTTATTTTGCTGTATTCTTCTCGTTGTTAGTTGAAATAATAAACATGAGAGTTAGAAAAAAATAA
- a CDS encoding NifU family protein, producing the protein MEKTQAPYTIYAEMTPNPNSMKFVSNRWLVTNDRSYEILADQRVGGPSPLAEKLFSFPFINGVFIAGNFVSVTKNDAIEWQDVLLELRDFISEYLNSEGSVVIREEFLNAPEEASNETESGESNPTFSSKDYTDFEKKIAEILDEYIKPAVESDGGAIELDSFEDGVVKVILKGSCSGCPSSTMTLKHGIESMLKNMLPEVKEVEAING; encoded by the coding sequence ATGGAAAAAACTCAAGCACCTTATACTATCTATGCGGAAATGACTCCGAATCCAAACTCAATGAAGTTTGTCTCTAATCGTTGGCTAGTTACTAACGATAGGTCTTACGAAATCTTAGCAGATCAAAGAGTTGGTGGTCCATCACCATTAGCAGAAAAATTGTTTTCATTCCCATTTATTAATGGCGTTTTTATTGCTGGAAATTTTGTTAGCGTTACAAAAAATGACGCAATAGAATGGCAAGACGTTTTACTTGAACTAAGAGATTTTATTAGTGAGTATTTAAATTCAGAAGGATCAGTTGTGATTAGAGAAGAATTTTTAAACGCTCCTGAAGAAGCTTCAAATGAAACTGAGAGCGGTGAGTCAAACCCAACATTTAGTTCTAAAGATTATACAGATTTTGAGAAAAAAATTGCTGAAATTTTAGATGAATACATTAAGCCAGCAGTAGAAAGTGATGGCGGTGCTATTGAATTAGACTCTTTTGAAGATGGCGTTGTAAAAGTTATTTTAAAAGGTTCGTGTAGCGGATGCCCTTCATCAACTATGACTTTAAAACATGGTATTGAATCTATGCTTAAAAACATGTTGCCAGAGGTTAAAGAAGTAGAAGCTATAAACGGATAA